The region CCCTTCCCCCGCGGGGTTTGCGGGGGAAGGGCTGGGGATGGGGGGCGGCCGCGGATGCACCCGACTCACATCGAAACGCCACCTCGGCGCCGCCTCAGCCGCCTACGCGAAACTCCACGCGTCCATCCTGCACCGACACGCTCTCCAGGACCACGGTCAGCGTCTGGCCCGGATCGTAGCGCGTGTCGCCCTTGTCGGCGGCGGCGCGGATCGGCGGATCGTCGATCTGCACCTCGACGTCACCGCCGCGCACGCCCAGCACCGTCGCCGCGAACGACTGGCCCACGCGGTCGCGAAGCATCCACGCCTCTGCCACGTCGACGGCCCGGCGCTCCAGCTTGGCCGCGCGAGAATCGGCGTCGTTCATCACGGCGGGCAGGCGCTTGAGCGTGTCCACCTCTTCCGGCGTGGGGCGGCGGCCGGCGGCGAGAGTGATGAGGAGGTCGAGCACGTAGCGGTCTCCCAGGCGGCGGAGCGGCGCCGTGGCGTGGGCGTACGGCATCGCCAGCGCGTGGTGCAGCGGGTTTTCGGGAGGATCGCCTTCGAACGAAACGTAGTCCGCGCCGCGCATTACCGGCCGCGCCTGCCACACCAGCGGTGTGATGCGGGGATGCTTCACGTCCAGCGAGCGGATGAACTCCGGGTAGCTCATCCGGTCCGGCCACGCGAAGCCCAGCGCCCGGGCGGACTGGCGGAAGCCCGCGAGGGCCTCGGGATTGGGCGCCGGCATCGTCCGCAGCATGCCGATGCCGGCCTCCAGCATCCGCCGCGCGGCCCAGTGCCCCACCAGCAGTGACACCTGCTCGTTCCACTCTTCCGACGGCATCGGCTGCTCGAACTCGAGCGTGTACCCCAGGTTGCGCGCGGCCATGTGCGTCACGTGCTGCGACACCAGCGGCAGCGACACGCCGCCGCGCTCCGCCTCGATCTTCTCGCGCAGCTCACCGAACCGGCGCATCTCATCCAGCGTTCCCACCCATTCCTCGCCGCGGAACGCCGTTCCGTCCTCGCACACGTGCTCCACCACCTGCGCGTACGTCAGCTGCGCGCGGCTGCGCACCACCGCCGGGGCGACGGTGAGCTCCTTGACCTCCGCACGGTCATCCAGCGCGAAGTCGAAGAGGATGCACGGGCGGTCCACTCCGGGAAGCAGGCTCCCCGCGTTCTCGCTGATGGCGGGGGGATACAGCGAGACCTTGTGGTCGGGCGCGTAGAACGTCACGCCGCGCTTGAACGCCTCGGTCTCGATCGGGCCGCCGCGGTCCACGAAGAAGCCGACATCGGCGATGGCGTACCACAGGCGGAATCCGCCGTCCGGCTCTGTGCGGATCCCAACGGCCTGGTCCAGGTCGCGGCTGCCGGGTGGATCGATCGTCACCAGCGGGAGGTCGCGCCGGTCCTCCCGGCCGTTGCCAGGGGACACGACTCGCCGGGCCGCCTCGGCCGCGGCCTCCGTCACCTCCCGCGGAAACTCCGCGGGCACGCCGAACTCCTCTCGTGCCGCGTTCAGCGCCTGCTCCACCAACCCGTCGCCACCCGCCATCATCGTCTCCGGTCCACGGTTCAGGAGCAGCTACGCGCAAGCTACGGTCCGACAGTTTGCGAGCGGGCCACGGTCAGCGTTCCGGCGGCTCCGTTTCGTCCAGTGCCCGGAGTTCACGCCGAACAGCGGCGAGGGCTTCAGCGATGT is a window of Longimicrobium sp. DNA encoding:
- a CDS encoding RNB domain-containing ribonuclease translates to MMAGGDGLVEQALNAAREEFGVPAEFPREVTEAAAEAARRVVSPGNGREDRRDLPLVTIDPPGSRDLDQAVGIRTEPDGGFRLWYAIADVGFFVDRGGPIETEAFKRGVTFYAPDHKVSLYPPAISENAGSLLPGVDRPCILFDFALDDRAEVKELTVAPAVVRSRAQLTYAQVVEHVCEDGTAFRGEEWVGTLDEMRRFGELREKIEAERGGVSLPLVSQHVTHMAARNLGYTLEFEQPMPSEEWNEQVSLLVGHWAARRMLEAGIGMLRTMPAPNPEALAGFRQSARALGFAWPDRMSYPEFIRSLDVKHPRITPLVWQARPVMRGADYVSFEGDPPENPLHHALAMPYAHATAPLRRLGDRYVLDLLITLAAGRRPTPEEVDTLKRLPAVMNDADSRAAKLERRAVDVAEAWMLRDRVGQSFAATVLGVRGGDVEVQIDDPPIRAAADKGDTRYDPGQTLTVVLESVSVQDGRVEFRVGG